A genomic segment from Necator americanus strain Aroian chromosome III, whole genome shotgun sequence encodes:
- a CDS encoding hypothetical protein (NECATOR_CHRIII.G11194.T1), translating into MATSERRSNRRLLTVNDGTLVIRGEKVPSRNVGGGFVVHPSVVHLVDSHEILSRRLATPRLYPPPKTHQYHSLLLTNINSRRV; encoded by the coding sequence atggcgacaaGTGAGCGGCGATCAAATCGCAGGCTGCTGACggtgaatgacggtacactcgtcattcgtggagagaaggttccgtcgcgaaatgtaggcggtggttttgttgtgcacccatctgtcgtccatcttgtcgattctcacgagatcttGTCACGTCGTCTGGCCACCCCTCGCCTCTACCCtccgccaaaaacccatcagtatcattcactgctactcaccaacatcaacaGCAGAAGAGTCTAA
- a CDS encoding hypothetical protein (NECATOR_CHRIII.G11195.T1): MRCYITEAVHGCNAMYNETLEKKEEYVLMEDIVLFSRSTSEAETMLKELNEAGKRIGLPINRTKTQFMKNVYCEDEGVQLESSQIVNTSSYLYLARPMSMKNDLKEELNRRIKTV, translated from the coding sequence ATGCGATGCTACATcaccgaagctgttcacggctgcaatGCAATGTATAATGAAACTCttgagaagaaagaggaatacGTATTGATGGaagacatcgttctcttttcgagaagtaccagtgaagcagaaacgatgctcaaagaattgaatgaagcagggaagagaataggactgccaATAAACAGAacgaagacacagttcatgaagaacgtctactgcgaggacgaaggagtacaacttgaaagCTCCCAAATCGTGAACACTTCGTCATACCTATACCTTGCACGTCCTATGAGTAtgaaaaacgacttgaaggaagaattgaatagaagaataaaaacagtgTGA
- a CDS encoding hypothetical protein (NECATOR_CHRIII.G11196.T1) — protein sequence MVKPICSLEALWEWEPERAEAVQVRRLANFRDKLTEGRPETLICHDMKGGYLEEESDEGIFLAPESSNPYVFLNWWNIDIFCYFSHNFVTIPPTSYTNIAHDHGCLVLGTFITEWEVGAALCKHFLASEDSVRRTVQLLVAIARHYKFDGWLVNIENEVPVKQINNLKTFLRSLTDSMHVSCMSSRVIWYDSVTVTGKLSWQNKLNELNREWYDSCDGIYLNYNWDDEMLLNSADFGAINRIFVGVDVFARGCVGLKLQSRNT from the exons ATGGTGAAACCTATCTGCAGCTTAGAAGCTCTCTGGGAATGGGAACCGGAAAGAGCGGAAGCAGTACAAGTTAGGCGATTAGCAAATTTCAG AGATAAACTTACCGAAGGTCGACCGGAGACACTTATTTGCCATGACATGAAAGGAGGATACCTTGAAGAAGAAAG TGATGAAGGAATCTTTCTCGCACCCGAATCAAGTAATCCATACGTGTTTCTGAACTGGTGGAATATCGACATATTTTGCTATTTCTCTCACAATTTTGTCACTATTCCCCCCACCAGTTATACAAATATTGCTCATGATCATG GTTGCTTAGTTTTGGGAACTTTCATCACAGAATGGGAAGTAGGAGCAGCATTATGCAAGCATTTCCTCGCCTCAGAAGATAGTGTGAGGAGGACTGTTCAGTTGTTGGTTGCCATTGCACGCCATTACAAATTCGACGGATGGTTGGTCAACATAGAAAATGAAGTACCT GTCAAACAAATTAATAATCTGAAGACATTTCTTCGCTCACTAACAGACAGTATGCACGTGTCGTGCATGTCCTCTCGCGTAATATGGTACGACTCCGTCACTGTGACAGGCAAACTTTCTTGGCAGAACAAGCTCAATGAACTAAACAG AGAGTGGTACGACAGCTGTGATGGTATATATTTGAACTACAACTGGGACGACGAAATGTTGTTAAATAGTGCTGATTTTGGGGCTATTAACAGGATTTTTGTCGGAGTTGATGTTTTTGCGAGAGGTTGCGTCG GACTAAAACTTCAGTCTCGCAATACATGA
- a CDS encoding hypothetical protein (NECATOR_CHRIII.G11197.T1) yields the protein MNDGTFVKRRFRLKMVGVGFVVHTSVVHLVVSHEISSRCLATPRLRALRQKPIGIISCYSPTSAAEKSKLDDWNWN from the coding sequence atgaatgacggtacattCGTGAAGAGAAGATTTCGTCTCAAAATGGttggtgttggttttgttgtgcacacatctgtcgtccatcttgtcgttTCTCACGAGATCTCGTCACGTTGTCTGGCCACTCCTCGCCTCCGCGCTCTGCGTCAAAAACCTATTGGTATCATCagctgctactcaccaacatcagcagctgaaaAGTCTAAGTTGGACGATTGGAATTGGAATTGA
- a CDS encoding hypothetical protein (NECATOR_CHRIII.G11198.T1): MLLITDSLQKYNSHTIEKNICCWQRRRKKDVYDNCNSLSQGDWHIEEDPNMEYELLLRETRACAERASKPRTTNLDRISKTTKELLERRRALRLDPNASHFERLVANKKDCRKALQEDFLRYSEKKILEAAQRGTSLKKCRRDLREYNIPLAVLLSEDGTRRSSRREMEIITERFYSNLFRSSTPVSSPIIPTGEAPPRIPLRKYEPLSRA, encoded by the coding sequence atGCTTTTGATAACCGACTCCTTGCAAAAATACAATAGCCACACGattgaaaagaacatctgctgttggcaacgaagaaggaaaaaagacgtATACGACAATTGTAACTCTTTGTCTCAAGgcgactggcacatcgaggaggacccaaacatGGAGTACGAGCTGCTGCTCAGAGAAAcgcgagcctgtgctgagcgtgcctcgaagccgcgcacgacaaacttggatcgaatttcgaaaaccaccaaggaattgttggaaagaagaagggctttgaggcttgatccaaATGCATCGCActttgagcggttagtagcaaacaaaaaggattgcagaaaagcgttgcaggaggattttttgagatacagtgagaagaagattctggaagcagcgcAAAGaggaacgagtctaaagaagtgccgcagggatctccgcgaatataatattccgctagcagtcttgctgagcgaagacgggactcgcaggTCTTCCCGTCGTGAGATGGAGATAATTAcagagaggttctactcgaatcttttccgttcatcaactcctgtgtcaagcccgatcatccccactggtgaagctccaccacggattcccCTTCGTAAGTACGAgccgctatcaagagcatga
- a CDS encoding hypothetical protein (NECATOR_CHRIII.G11199.T1) codes for MSCPPPRRRRTRPLFAQNEKDKKDPNVDYEILLRGLRACAERASKPRTTNLDRISKTTKELLERRRALRLDPNASHIERPTGEAPPRIFPSEVRVAIKSMKPGIAPGPDFISADFLRAGHPLHVILAAHMTFYLRKKGSQSSGRPRKPFLSIRKVTERTFGTTVRYAY; via the exons ATGTCTTGTCCTCCTCCTCGAAGGAGGAGGACAAGACCTCTATTCgcgcaaaatgaaaaggacaaaaaggacccaaacgtggactacgagattctgctcagaggattacgagcctgtgctgaacgtgcttCGAAGCCACGCAcaacaaacttggatcgaatttcgaagaccaccaaggaattgttggaaagaagaagggctttgaggcttgatccgaatgcatcgcacattgagcg ccccactggtgaagctccaccacggattttcccttcggaagtacgagtcgctatcaagagtaTGAAACCTGGCatagcccccggacctgattttatatcagcagactttcttcgggctggccatccacttcatgtaatcttagcagcgcacatgacattcTACcttagaaagaaaggatcccagagcAGTGGTAGACCTCgcaaaccgttcttatccataagaaaggtgaccgagaggaccttcggaactaccgtccgatatgcttactga
- a CDS encoding hypothetical protein (NECATOR_CHRIII.G11199.T2): protein MSCPPPRRRRTRPLFAQNEKDKKDPNVDYEILLRGLRACAERASKPRTTNLDRISKTTKELLERRRALRLDPNASHIERPTGEAPPRIFPSEVRVAIKSMKPGIAPGPDFISADFLRAGHPLHVILAAHMTFYLRKKGSQSSGGTKRRYYIAEVFTAALQWIMKSLSWEEKGIRVDGRFLSNLRFADDIALFSSSTNEAETMLNELNETGKRIGLRINRKKTQFMKNAHCEDGRIQLEGSQIVETPSYVYLGRSMNMENDLKEEMNRRMRAAWVAFAAVREATD, encoded by the exons ATGTCTTGTCCTCCTCCTCGAAGGAGGAGGACAAGACCTCTATTCgcgcaaaatgaaaaggacaaaaaggacccaaacgtggactacgagattctgctcagaggattacgagcctgtgctgaacgtgcttCGAAGCCACGCAcaacaaacttggatcgaatttcgaagaccaccaaggaattgttggaaagaagaagggctttgaggcttgatccgaatgcatcgcacattgagcg ccccactggtgaagctccaccacggattttcccttcggaagtacgagtcgctatcaagagtaTGAAACCTGGCatagcccccggacctgattttatatcagcagactttcttcgggctggccatccacttcatgtaatcttagcagcgcacatgacattcTACcttagaaagaaaggatcccagagcAGTG ggggtacgaaaaggcgatactatatcgccgaagtgttcacggctgcattgcaatggataatgaaatcactgtcctgggaagaaaagggcatacgtgttgatggaagatttctttcaaaccttcgtttcgcggacgacatcgctctcttttcgagcagtaccaatgaagcagaaacgatgctcaacgaattgaacgaaacagggaagagaataggactacgaataaacagaaagaagacacagttcatgaagaacgcccactgcgaggacggaagaatacaacttgaaggctcccaaatcgtggaaactccgtcatacgtatacctcggacgttctatgaacatggaaaacgacttgaaggaagaaatgaatagaagaatgagagcagcatgggtagcattcgcagccgtcagagAAGCTACGGACTAa
- a CDS encoding hypothetical protein (NECATOR_CHRIII.G11200.T1), producing the protein MKSLSWEEKGIRVDGRFLSNLRFADDIALFSSSTNEAETMLNELNETGKRIGLRINRKKTQFMKNAHCEDGRIQLEGSQIVETPSYVYLGRSMNMENDLKEEMNRRMRAAWVAFAAVREATD; encoded by the coding sequence atgaaatcactgtcctgggaagaaaagggcatacgtgttgatggaagatttctttcaaaccttcgtttcgcggacgacatcgctctcttttcgagcagtaccaatgaagcagaaacgatgctcaacgaattgaacgaaacagggaagagaataggactacgaataaacagaaagaagacacagttcatgaagaacgcccactgcgaggacggaagaatacaacttgaaggctcccaaatcgtggaaactccgtcatacgtatacctcggacgttctatgaacatggaaaacgacttgaaggaagaaatgaatagaagaatgagagcagcatgggtagcattcgcagccgtcagagAAGCTACGGACTAa
- a CDS encoding hypothetical protein (NECATOR_CHRIII.G11201.T1), with protein sequence MLNELNETGKRIGLRISRKNTLLMTNAYCEDGGIQLEGSQIVETSSYVYLGCSMSLENDLKEELNRRMRAVWAAFAPVREATDQLTDQDLRAHLFDSTVFPALC encoded by the coding sequence atgctcaacgaattaaACGAaacagggaagagaataggactgcgaataagcAGGAAGAACACTCTGTTAATGacgaacgcctactgcgaggacggaggaatacaacttgaaggctcccaaattgTGGAGACGTCGTCATACGTCTACCTGGGATGTTCTATGAGtttggaaaacgacttgaaggaagagttgaacagaaggatgagagcagtaTGGGCAGCATTTgcacccgtcagggaagccACGGACCAACTGACAGACCAAGATCTCCGAGCCCATTTGTTTGACTCGACAGTTTTTCCAGCACTTTGCTAG